The DNA region TGATTGAGTACTAATTTATTATTTTCAACAGCTTAGCTTCGCTTACCGCCTGCGTTCGGTTACTCACTTCCAGTTTAGTGTACAGGTTGTTGAGGTGAGTTTTAATGGTATTGGTCGACAAAGAAAGTAGGCGCGCGATCTCTTTATTGCTGTATCCGTGGCTCAATAACTCCAATACCTCAAGTTCTCTTTCACTGTATTCAGCGCGCAGTGATTGATTGAGTCTTTCCGCTTGCACAGGCACGTGGGCTTTGGCTCTTTGCCAGCGCCAAACAACGTAGGCGCCCAGTGATAAAAATACTAATGCAATCAAGCCCGCATACAGGCTTAACGCTTCTTGATAACGAAAGAAGTGGTATTCC from Pleionea litopenaei includes:
- a CDS encoding LuxR C-terminal-related transcriptional regulator produces the protein MRRLILKYATALLILLSILKAVEYHFFRYQEALSLYAGLIALVFLSLGAYVVWRWQRAKAHVPVQAERLNQSLRAEYSERELEVLELLSHGYSNKEIARLLSLSTNTIKTHLNNLYTKLEVSNRTQAVSEAKLLKIIN